In Gorilla gorilla gorilla isolate KB3781 chromosome 12, NHGRI_mGorGor1-v2.1_pri, whole genome shotgun sequence, the following are encoded in one genomic region:
- the LOC101138028 gene encoding putative upstream-binding factor 1-like protein 6, with product MPAKDIKMALPRSQGHWSNADIWRLLECMENNLPSDDNGTFSSTQSHMDWGKVAFKNFSGEMCRLKWLEISCSLRKFSTLKKLVLEAKKCVKNTNKSQKGRNHPDFPKRPLTAYIRFFKENWPQYSQMYPGMRSQELTKILSKKYKELPEQMKQKYIQDFRKEKQEFEEKLARFREEHPDLDQKGKKSDIFKRVQTKVQKKVQKNIEEVRSLPKTDQFFKKVKFHGEPQKPPMNGYHKFHQDSWSSKELQHLSLRERMVEIGRRWQRIPQSQKDHYKSQTELLQKEYKVKLDLWLKTLSPEDYAAYKESTYAKGKNMAMMGGPAPSLRQTDPQSSSAKGLQEGFGEGQGLQAAGTDASQTIWVNCHVSMEPEENRKKDGEEEESSNSLDCSSGEDMEVDV from the exons ATGCCAG CCAAAGACATCAAAATGGCTTTGCCTAGAAGCCAAGGCCATTGGTCCAATGCAGACATCTGGAGGTTACTGGAATGCATGGAGAATAATCTCCCATCTGATGACAACGGCACGTTCAGCTCAACTCAGTCACACATGGACTGGGGAAAAgtagcttttaaaaacttttctggtGAAATGTGCAGACTCAAATGGTTAGAGATTTCTTGCAGCTTGAGAAAATTCAGCACTTTGAAAAAATTAGTCCTGGAAGCTAAGAaatgtgttaaaaatacaaacaaaagccaaaaaggcAGGAACCATCCAGACTTTCCAAAAAGGCCCCTTACTGCTTATATCcgcttcttcaaggagaattgGCCCCAGTACTCCCAAATGTACCCTGGGATGAGAAGCCAGGAACTGACCAAAATCCTGTCAAAGAAATACAAGGAGCTCCCAGAGCAGatgaaacagaaatatattcaGGATTTCCGGAAGGAAAAGCAAGAATTTGAGGAAAAACTTGCTCGATTCAGGGAAGAACACCCTGATTTAGACCAGAAGGGCAAGAAATCTGATATCTTCAAGAGGGTTCAAACCAAAGTGCAAAAGAAGGTTcagaaaaatattgaagaagTGAGGTCTCTTCCAAAAACGGATCAATTTTTCAAGAAGGTAAAATTTCACGGAGAGCCTCAGAAACCCCCCATGAATGGATACCACAAGTTTCACCAAGATTCCTGGTCAAGTAAGGAGCTGCAACATTTGTCCCTGAGGGAGCGCATGGTAGAGATTGGCAGACGCTGGCAGCGCATCCCGCAGAGCCAGAAGGATCATTACAAGAGCCAGACTGAGTTGCTGCAGAAGGAATACAAAGTGAAATTGGATCTCTGGCTCAAGACTTTGTCACCTGAAGATTATGCTGCATACAAAGAATCGACCTATGCTAAGGGTAAGAATATGGCGATGATGGGAGGCCCGGCCCCCAGCTTGAGACAAACAGATCCGCAGTCCTCATCAGCAAAGGGTCTGCAAGAAGGgtttggggaggggcaggggctccAGGCTGCAGGAACAGATGCATCACAGACTATTTGGGTAAACTGTCATGTCTCCATGGAACCAGAAGAGAACAGGAAGAAAGATGGCGAAGAGGAAGAAAGCAGTAACTCTTTAGACTGCAGCAGTGGGGAAGACATGGAAGTTGATGTCTGA
- the COX5B gene encoding cytochrome c oxidase subunit 5B, mitochondrial produces the protein MRNFRPRHSLGSARARGLGGSGKLTGRRKKPAPGRPACLCSLFPEVLLLVADAMASRLLRGAGTLAAQALRARGPSGAAAVRSMASGGGVPTDEEQATGLEREIMLAAKKGLDPYNILAPKGASGTREDPNLVPSISNKRIVGCICEEDNTSVVWFWLHKGEAQRCPRCGAHYKLVPQQLAH, from the exons atGCGCAATTTCCGCCCCCGCCACAGTCTTGGAAGTGCGCGGGCTCGAGGGCTGGGAGGAAGCGGAAAGCTGACCGGGAGGAGAAAGAAGCCCGCCCCCGGAAGGCCCGCCTGTCTCTGCAGCTTGTTCCCGGAAGTTTTGCTGCTAGTCGCGGACGCAATGGCTTCAAGGTTACTTCGCGGAGCTGGAACGCTGGCCGCGCAGGCCCTGAGGGCTCGCGGCCCCAGTGGCGCGGCCGCGGTGCGCTCCATGGCATCTGGAG GTGGTGTTCCCACTGATGAAGAGCAGGCGACTGGGTTGGAGAGGGAGATCATGCTGGCTGCAAAGAAGGGACTG gaCCCATACAATATACTGGCCCCAAAGGGAGCTTCAGGCACCAGGGAAGACCCTAATTTAGTCCCCTCCATCTCCAACAAGAGAATAGTAGGCTGCATCT gtGAAGAGGACAATACCAGCGTCGTCTGGTTTTGGCTGCACAAAGGCGAGGCCCAGCGATGCCCCCGCTGTGGAGCCCATTACAAGCTGGTGCCCCAGCAGCTGGCACACTGA